From Streptomyces durmitorensis, a single genomic window includes:
- a CDS encoding DUF6192 family protein, with amino-acid sequence MVQELTRDDEVAQTVTEELLQRPRVARQAMRNDTTRSVVNRAQFDNSEETRGRIRDRVPAVRQIEHTRPTAMPPANSSGACA; translated from the coding sequence GTGGTTCAGGAGCTGACCCGGGACGACGAGGTCGCGCAGACGGTGACCGAGGAGCTTCTCCAGCGGCCACGGGTCGCGCGGCAGGCTATGCGCAACGACACGACGCGTTCGGTGGTGAACCGGGCCCAGTTCGACAATTCCGAGGAGACCCGGGGCCGTATTCGTGACCGGGTTCCGGCGGTCCGCCAGATCGAGCACACCAGGCCGACCGCGATGCCGCCCGCGAACTCCTCTGGCGCCTGCGCGTGA
- a CDS encoding DUF6192 family protein — MEDPPFNQRTGRRGWTNDGAKRLVGQRVDTPVSVEEKVQAVTDLTGDDEVAAQVAVTLLRRPEAAATLPAPGGCGWFRS, encoded by the coding sequence ATTGAGGACCCTCCGTTCAACCAGCGCACGGGCCGACGAGGTTGGACGAACGACGGGGCGAAACGCCTGGTCGGGCAGCGGGTGGACACGCCGGTCTCGGTCGAGGAGAAGGTACAGGCCGTCACCGATCTCACCGGGGACGACGAGGTCGCCGCCCAGGTCGCGGTGACCCTTCTTCGCCGGCCGGAGGCGGCGGCGACGCTGCCCGCGCCGGGCGGGTGCGGGTGGTTCAGGAGCTGA
- a CDS encoding alpha-amylase, with protein sequence MTELPAQPVVHEVNTRVWLREIGLRAGRPVGLADVPKDVWDEITPAGIDAVWLMGVWERSPGGRAIALDNPALRGAFAEAVPDIGDEDIAGSPYCIRRYEVDAALGGGAGLAAARGELDRRGVGLLLDYVPNHVAPDSPWVSEHPEYFVQGDAEDVRRDPAGFLDTGRAVLARGRDPFFPPWPDVVQLNAFAPALRRATAEVLGDIGRVCDGVRCDMAMLLMNDVFARTWGERAGTQPQEEFWPEVVAAVRRQHPHMVFAAEAYWDLEWALQEQGFDFCYDKRLYDRVLNESADSVRAHLRADEQYQRRLVRFLENHDEPRAARTLPPAKERAAAVLIATLPGATLWHEGQFTGRRVHLPVFLDRRPDEPPDPSLRAFHERLLSAVHRSAMRTGRWQLLDSDGWPDNDSGRALVASSWSGEAGRFLTVVNLSEHRAQACVRLPWGELSQGTWELTGILDAERYERPGAELAADGLYVDLPPWGTHVLSVTASGSSRPW encoded by the coding sequence ATGACCGAGTTGCCCGCGCAGCCCGTCGTGCACGAGGTCAACACCCGCGTATGGCTGCGGGAGATCGGGCTCCGCGCCGGCCGTCCCGTCGGCCTCGCGGACGTACCCAAGGACGTGTGGGACGAGATCACGCCCGCCGGGATCGACGCCGTCTGGCTGATGGGGGTGTGGGAGCGCAGCCCGGGGGGACGGGCCATCGCCCTGGACAACCCGGCGTTGCGCGGCGCGTTCGCCGAGGCCGTCCCGGACATCGGCGATGAGGACATCGCCGGATCGCCGTACTGCATCCGCCGCTACGAGGTCGACGCGGCACTCGGCGGCGGCGCCGGCCTTGCGGCCGCCCGCGGCGAACTCGACCGCAGGGGAGTGGGGCTGCTGCTCGACTACGTGCCCAACCACGTGGCCCCCGACAGCCCCTGGGTGAGCGAGCACCCCGAGTACTTCGTGCAGGGTGACGCCGAGGACGTCCGGCGTGATCCGGCCGGGTTCCTCGACACAGGGCGCGCGGTGCTCGCGCGGGGCCGCGACCCGTTCTTCCCGCCCTGGCCGGACGTGGTGCAGCTGAACGCCTTCGCCCCGGCCCTGCGGCGGGCGACCGCGGAGGTGCTCGGCGACATCGGCCGGGTCTGCGACGGGGTGCGCTGCGACATGGCGATGCTGCTGATGAACGACGTCTTCGCGCGGACGTGGGGCGAGCGGGCGGGGACCCAGCCGCAGGAGGAGTTCTGGCCCGAGGTCGTGGCTGCCGTCCGCCGGCAGCATCCCCACATGGTCTTCGCGGCCGAGGCGTACTGGGACCTCGAATGGGCCCTGCAGGAGCAGGGGTTCGACTTCTGCTACGACAAGCGTCTCTACGACCGGGTCCTGAACGAGAGCGCCGATTCGGTCCGGGCGCACCTGCGGGCCGACGAGCAGTACCAGCGCCGGCTCGTGCGCTTCCTGGAGAACCACGACGAGCCGCGGGCCGCGCGCACCCTGCCCCCGGCCAAGGAGCGGGCGGCGGCCGTCCTGATCGCCACGCTGCCCGGCGCCACCCTGTGGCACGAGGGCCAGTTCACCGGGCGACGCGTCCACCTGCCGGTCTTCCTCGACCGGCGTCCGGATGAGCCGCCGGATCCTTCCCTGCGGGCGTTCCACGAGCGTCTCCTGTCGGCCGTGCACCGCAGCGCCATGCGTACGGGGCGGTGGCAGCTCCTGGACAGCGACGGCTGGCCCGACAACGACTCCGGCCGTGCCCTGGTCGCCTCCTCCTGGTCCGGTGAGGCGGGGCGGTTCCTGACCGTGGTGAACCTCTCGGAGCATCGGGCACAGGCATGCGTGAGGCTGCCCTGGGGCGAACTGAGCCAGGGAACCTGGGAGTTGACCGGGATCCTCGACGCCGAGCGGTACGAGCGCCCGGGCGCGGAGCTGGCGGCGGACGGGCTCTACGTCGATCTGCCGCCGTGGGGCACGCACGTGCTCTCGGTCACGGCCAGTGGATCCTCCCGGCCTTGGTGA
- a CDS encoding MGH1-like glycoside hydrolase domain-containing protein has translation MKTRTHAGRIGPNGDGSGRSRLWGPYLSERQWGTVREDYSPGGDAWSYFPHDHARSRAYRWGEDGLGGICDDKQRLCLALTLWNGRDPILKERAFGLTNGEGNHGEDVKEYYFYLDSTPSHSYLRYLYKYPQAAFPYNDLVTVNRDRTRQEFEYELMDTGVFDDDRYFDVTVEYAKADHDDILMRVTVDNRGPDEATLHVLPTLWFRNTWSWGEQHEGEARPRMRAVDGPRSTVTVRADHPQLGSYDLRCGEGAALLFTENETDHERLFGSPNACPYVKNAIGRYVVEGDESAVNPAQEGTKAAAHHTLTIPGGGSQTLRLRMGPAGAQLSLTRGFDTVFKDRIAEADAFYRELTPEGASEDEARVMRQALSGMLWSKQYYGFDLEMWLAEHDLTPWSPPRPGIRNGEWFHMVSDDIVSMPDKWEYPWFAAWDLAFHAVGLSVVDIGFAKEQLELLLRDAYLHPNGQIPAYEWNFGDVNPPVHAWAAYFVYTMEKGTTGHADHAFLERTFQKLLTNFTWWVNRKDPNGRNIFQGGFLGLDNIGVFDRSAPLPTGGSLEQADGTAWMALYCQSMLQIAMELVEQNPAYEDLVLKFVEHYLWIAASMDRVGDLHDELWDEEDGFFYDVLRLPDGQAVRLKVRSMVGLLPLCASTVFQPDQLARLSGLSERLRRFAARHPSLSVTLTSAQAGTAGGPRLLSVLDEKKLVRVLARLLSEDEFLSPYGIRALSRHHAEHPYTFWVHGEEYKVGYLPAESDTGMFGGNSNWRGPVWLPMNALVIRGLLNLYGFYGDDLTVECPTGSGVRKNLYEVAEDISGRLARIFLRGDDGRRPVYGGQAKFTDDPHWRDLISFYEYFHGDNGAGVGASHQTGWTGLVAALMKIFGTLGPDDFRSGSARRHK, from the coding sequence ATGAAGACGCGGACGCACGCCGGACGGATCGGACCGAACGGCGACGGGAGCGGAAGGTCGCGCCTGTGGGGCCCGTATCTGAGCGAACGGCAGTGGGGCACGGTCCGCGAGGACTACAGCCCCGGCGGCGACGCATGGTCCTACTTCCCGCACGATCACGCGCGCTCACGCGCCTACCGGTGGGGCGAGGACGGGCTCGGCGGCATCTGCGACGACAAGCAGCGCCTGTGCCTCGCCCTCACCCTGTGGAACGGCCGCGACCCGATCCTCAAGGAGCGCGCCTTCGGCCTCACGAACGGCGAGGGCAACCACGGGGAGGACGTCAAGGAGTACTACTTCTACCTCGACAGCACCCCCAGCCACTCCTACCTGCGGTACCTGTACAAGTACCCCCAGGCCGCGTTCCCGTACAACGATCTCGTGACCGTCAACCGGGACCGCACACGGCAGGAGTTCGAGTACGAGCTCATGGACACCGGCGTCTTCGACGACGACCGGTACTTCGACGTGACGGTGGAGTACGCCAAGGCGGACCACGACGACATCCTGATGCGCGTCACCGTCGACAACCGGGGGCCCGACGAGGCGACCCTGCACGTGCTGCCGACCCTGTGGTTCCGCAACACCTGGTCCTGGGGCGAGCAGCACGAGGGGGAGGCCAGGCCGCGGATGCGGGCGGTCGACGGGCCGCGCTCGACCGTCACGGTCCGGGCCGACCACCCTCAGCTCGGCAGTTACGACCTGCGGTGCGGCGAGGGGGCCGCGCTGCTGTTCACGGAGAACGAGACCGACCACGAGCGGCTGTTCGGCTCGCCCAACGCCTGCCCCTACGTCAAGAACGCCATCGGCCGGTACGTCGTGGAAGGGGACGAGAGCGCCGTCAACCCGGCGCAGGAGGGCACCAAGGCGGCCGCCCACCACACGCTGACCATTCCCGGGGGAGGGTCGCAGACACTGCGGCTTCGGATGGGCCCCGCCGGCGCGCAGCTCTCCCTGACCCGGGGCTTCGACACGGTGTTCAAGGACCGCATCGCCGAAGCCGACGCCTTCTACCGGGAGTTGACCCCCGAGGGGGCGAGCGAGGACGAGGCGCGCGTCATGCGCCAGGCGCTCTCCGGGATGCTCTGGTCCAAGCAGTACTACGGCTTCGACCTGGAGATGTGGCTGGCCGAGCACGACCTGACCCCGTGGAGCCCGCCCCGTCCCGGCATACGCAACGGCGAGTGGTTCCACATGGTCAGCGACGACATCGTCTCGATGCCGGACAAGTGGGAGTACCCCTGGTTCGCCGCCTGGGACCTGGCGTTCCACGCCGTGGGCCTGTCGGTCGTCGACATCGGTTTCGCCAAGGAGCAGCTCGAACTGCTGCTGCGGGACGCCTACTTGCACCCCAACGGCCAGATACCGGCCTACGAGTGGAACTTCGGCGACGTCAACCCGCCCGTGCACGCCTGGGCCGCGTACTTCGTCTACACGATGGAGAAGGGCACGACCGGCCACGCCGACCACGCGTTCCTGGAGCGCACCTTCCAGAAACTGCTCACCAACTTCACCTGGTGGGTCAACCGCAAGGACCCGAACGGCCGCAACATCTTCCAGGGCGGCTTCCTCGGCCTCGACAACATCGGCGTCTTCGACCGCAGCGCCCCGCTGCCCACCGGTGGCTCCCTGGAACAGGCGGACGGCACCGCCTGGATGGCGCTGTACTGCCAGTCGATGCTGCAGATCGCGATGGAACTCGTCGAGCAGAACCCGGCGTACGAGGATCTGGTCCTGAAGTTCGTCGAGCACTACCTGTGGATCGCGGCCTCGATGGACCGCGTCGGGGACCTCCACGACGAGCTGTGGGACGAGGAGGACGGGTTCTTCTACGACGTGCTGCGGCTGCCGGACGGACAGGCGGTCCGGCTGAAGGTCCGCTCCATGGTGGGGCTGCTTCCGCTGTGTGCCTCGACCGTCTTCCAGCCGGACCAGCTGGCCCGGCTCTCCGGTCTGAGCGAGCGGCTGCGGCGGTTCGCCGCGCGCCACCCCTCGCTGTCCGTGACGCTGACCTCGGCGCAGGCCGGTACGGCGGGCGGCCCGCGGCTCCTGTCCGTCCTGGACGAGAAGAAGCTGGTGCGCGTGCTGGCCCGGCTCCTGTCGGAGGACGAGTTCCTGAGCCCCTACGGGATCAGGGCGCTCTCCCGCCACCACGCCGAGCACCCGTACACGTTCTGGGTGCACGGCGAGGAGTACAAGGTCGGCTATCTGCCCGCCGAGTCGGACACCGGCATGTTCGGCGGCAACTCCAACTGGCGCGGCCCGGTCTGGCTGCCGATGAACGCCCTCGTCATCCGCGGTCTGCTCAACCTGTACGGCTTCTACGGCGACGACCTCACCGTCGAGTGCCCGACCGGCTCGGGGGTACGGAAGAACCTGTACGAGGTCGCGGAGGACATCAGCGGCCGCCTCGCCCGGATCTTCCTGCGTGGCGACGACGGACGGCGGCCCGTGTACGGCGGCCAGGCGAAGTTCACGGACGACCCGCACTGGCGCGATCTGATCAGCTTCTACGAGTACTTCCACGGCGACAACGGCGCGGGAGTCGGCGCATCGCACCAGACGGGCTGGACCGGTCTGGTCGCGGCCCTGATGAAGATCTTCGGCACGCTCGGACCGGACGACTTCCGCTCCGGATCCGCGAGGAGGCACAAGTGA
- a CDS encoding DUF1269 domain-containing protein, with product MAGIGPVQLLTVEFGPDAKFEGRIIEELAILEANGQIRVLDMLFVRKEPGGNLFALDFQAEGMGETVASLLGISEEQVRAAEETHPSLAEGNAFGLTLTEIREMAESLDPGAAAAFILLEHIWAKYLRKALRDAGAVPVAEGFLTEEALAPVLTELTAMAQKLGDPVTPQAGPHPTTDNHRRRA from the coding sequence ATGGCTGGGATCGGACCGGTACAACTCCTGACGGTCGAGTTCGGACCTGACGCCAAGTTCGAAGGACGGATCATCGAGGAACTGGCGATCCTTGAGGCGAACGGACAGATCCGCGTCCTGGACATGCTCTTCGTCCGCAAAGAGCCCGGCGGGAATCTGTTCGCCCTGGACTTCCAGGCCGAGGGCATGGGAGAGACGGTCGCCTCGCTTCTCGGGATCTCCGAGGAACAGGTCCGTGCCGCGGAGGAGACCCACCCGAGCCTGGCCGAGGGCAACGCCTTCGGCCTGACCCTCACGGAAATCAGGGAGATGGCCGAGTCCCTCGACCCGGGGGCCGCCGCGGCATTCATCCTGCTGGAACACATCTGGGCCAAGTACCTGCGCAAAGCCCTCCGCGACGCCGGCGCGGTGCCGGTCGCCGAGGGCTTCCTCACCGAAGAGGCGCTGGCCCCCGTTCTCACCGAACTGACGGCAATGGCGCAGAAGTTGGGTGACCCGGTCACACCTCAAGCAGGGCCGCACCCGACGACCGACAACCACCGCAGGAGGGCCTGA
- a CDS encoding SulP family inorganic anion transporter, giving the protein MHGTPPGVRTLRNYRREWLFKDVVAGVVLSTLLVPQGMAYAELAGLPPITGLYTSVLCLLAYAVAGPSRVLVLGPDSSLGPMIAATVLPLLAADGDSGRAIALASMLALMVGAITLLAGVARLGFVADLISKPTMIGYMNGLALTILIGQLPKLFGFSTDADGLIGEVDAFVQGVADGRTVAAAVAVGGGCILLILLLQRLMPKIPAVLVMVVLAITVSVVLDLDEHGVKTVGRLPEGLPPFTVPHIGWGDLGPLFVGALGIALVSLADTISNASAFAARTGQQVRGNDEMIAIGTANMAAGLFQGFPVSTSGSRTAVAERAGAKTQLTGVVGAALIVLMLVLLPGLFSDLPQPALAAVVITASLSLADLAGTRRLWRQRKAEFWLSVAAFLGVALLGVLPGIAVAVGLSILNVFRRAWWPYSTVLGRVPGVEGYHDVRSHESAGLLPGLVIFRFDAPLFFANAKAFREEVLRYTRAEPATRCVLIAAEPVTDVDTTAADILEELDAALLELGVSLVFAELKDPVRHKIERYGLTRTFDARRFHPTVEAAVEAFRSDNGVDWGETP; this is encoded by the coding sequence TGTCTGCTCGCGTACGCCGTGGCAGGGCCCTCCCGCGTCCTGGTGCTCGGTCCGGATTCCTCGCTCGGCCCGATGATCGCCGCGACGGTCCTGCCGCTGCTCGCCGCCGACGGGGACAGCGGACGCGCCATCGCGCTGGCCTCGATGCTGGCCCTGATGGTCGGCGCGATCACGCTCCTCGCGGGGGTGGCGCGGCTCGGTTTCGTCGCCGATCTCATCTCCAAGCCCACCATGATCGGCTACATGAACGGCCTGGCCCTGACCATCCTCATCGGGCAGTTGCCGAAACTGTTCGGCTTCTCGACCGATGCCGACGGGCTGATCGGTGAAGTGGACGCCTTCGTCCAGGGGGTGGCGGACGGGCGGACGGTGGCGGCCGCCGTCGCGGTGGGCGGCGGCTGCATCCTCCTGATCCTGCTCCTGCAACGTCTGATGCCGAAGATCCCGGCCGTCCTCGTCATGGTGGTCCTGGCCATCACCGTGTCCGTCGTCCTCGATCTGGACGAGCACGGGGTGAAGACCGTCGGCCGACTCCCCGAAGGGCTGCCGCCGTTCACGGTCCCGCACATCGGCTGGGGCGATCTGGGCCCGCTGTTCGTCGGCGCCCTCGGCATCGCCCTGGTGTCCCTCGCCGACACCATCTCCAACGCATCGGCCTTCGCGGCCCGCACCGGGCAACAGGTCCGCGGCAACGACGAGATGATCGCGATCGGCACGGCAAACATGGCCGCCGGTCTGTTCCAGGGCTTCCCCGTGAGCACCAGCGGTTCCCGCACGGCCGTGGCCGAGCGGGCGGGGGCCAAGACGCAGCTGACCGGGGTGGTCGGTGCGGCGCTCATCGTCCTCATGCTCGTCCTGCTGCCGGGGCTCTTCAGCGATCTGCCGCAGCCCGCGCTCGCCGCGGTGGTCATCACGGCCTCCCTCTCGCTGGCCGACCTCGCGGGCACGAGGCGGCTGTGGCGGCAGCGCAAGGCGGAGTTCTGGCTGTCCGTCGCGGCCTTCCTCGGGGTGGCCCTGCTCGGTGTGCTGCCGGGGATCGCCGTCGCGGTGGGCCTGTCCATCCTGAACGTCTTCCGGCGCGCCTGGTGGCCCTACAGCACGGTCCTCGGGCGGGTGCCAGGCGTGGAGGGCTACCACGACGTGCGGTCGCACGAGAGTGCCGGGCTCCTGCCGGGTCTTGTGATCTTCCGCTTCGACGCGCCGCTCTTCTTCGCCAACGCCAAGGCGTTCCGCGAAGAGGTCCTGCGGTACACCCGCGCAGAACCGGCGACGCGGTGCGTCCTGATCGCGGCCGAACCGGTGACCGACGTCGACACGACCGCGGCGGACATCCTGGAGGAGCTGGACGCGGCGCTCCTCGAGCTCGGCGTGAGCCTGGTCTTCGCCGAGCTCAAGGACCCGGTGCGGCACAAGATCGAGCGCTACGGATTGACCCGTACCTTCGACGCGCGCCGCTTCCACCCCACCGTCGAGGCCGCCGTGGAGGCGTTCCGTTCGGACAACGGCGTGGACTGGGGCGAGACGCCCTAA